Proteins from a genomic interval of Bacillaceae bacterium S4-13-56:
- a CDS encoding DUF3048 domain-containing protein produces the protein MKKATWLASFLLLIILLIGCSTSEETVTKKSTPLEERTVTPIAKETSTYVYPLTGEAIDEPSDQRVFAVMVNNHPKARPQSGLHKADIVYEVLAEGNVTRFLALFQSELPEVVGPVRSSRDYFIDLNNGYHSFYVAHGYSPLAKQMLFDDKVTDHINGIQYDGILFKRSSSRKAPHNSYITYENIKKGAEMNGYSLTETVKPNSFLSSKQADELDGQQVSHITVHYGSTNTVKYEYDESSQKYIRYSDGVQTVDLEMKIPIELDNIFIVEAPHRIIDDYGRRALDLEVGGKAYLLQRGILQEISWKNLDGRIIPFKDNKVVPFVKGKTWINIVPTSPGIGESVDIVE, from the coding sequence ATGAAGAAAGCAACATGGCTGGCATCATTTTTGTTACTGATTATTTTGTTAATAGGTTGTAGTACTTCTGAGGAAACCGTCACTAAAAAATCAACTCCATTAGAGGAACGAACAGTGACACCTATTGCTAAAGAAACATCGACCTATGTATACCCATTAACTGGAGAAGCAATAGATGAGCCAAGTGATCAAAGAGTCTTCGCCGTTATGGTTAACAATCATCCTAAAGCACGCCCACAATCTGGTCTTCATAAAGCAGATATTGTATATGAAGTCCTCGCTGAAGGCAATGTCACCAGATTTCTAGCCTTATTCCAAAGTGAACTACCAGAAGTTGTAGGCCCAGTGAGAAGCTCACGCGATTATTTCATTGATCTTAACAATGGTTACCATTCTTTTTACGTAGCCCATGGATACAGTCCTTTAGCCAAACAGATGTTATTTGATGATAAAGTGACAGACCATATCAATGGAATTCAGTATGATGGAATCTTGTTCAAAAGATCAAGTTCTCGAAAAGCTCCACATAACTCGTACATCACGTATGAAAATATTAAAAAAGGAGCCGAGATGAATGGTTATTCTCTAACTGAAACCGTGAAACCAAACAGCTTCTTAAGTAGCAAACAAGCCGATGAATTAGATGGGCAGCAGGTTTCCCATATTACTGTTCATTATGGTTCGACCAATACTGTGAAATATGAGTATGATGAATCCTCACAAAAATATATTCGTTATAGTGATGGTGTCCAAACGGTAGACTTAGAAATGAAAATACCAATTGAGCTAGATAATATCTTTATTGTAGAAGCTCCACACAGAATCATCGACGATTATGGTAGACGTGCTTTAGATTTAGAAGTAGGCGGAAAGGCTTATCTTCTCCAACGAGGAATCTTGCAAGAGATTTCTTGGAAAAACTTAGATGGGCGTATTATTCCATTTAAAGATAATAAAGTCGTTCCGTTTGTAAAGGGGAAAACGTGGATTAACATTGTCCCAACCTCTCCTGGCATTGGTGAGTCCGTTGATATAGTAGAATAA